A portion of the Granulosicoccus antarcticus IMCC3135 genome contains these proteins:
- the msrA gene encoding peptide-methionine (S)-S-oxide reductase MsrA: MKSTLASLFLAAASVLPVAVHADTAVLAGGCFWCMEKDFESLDGVSEVVSGFTGGTAENPTYRGDHTGHYEAVEITYDPDVVSYRDILDHFWVNVDPFDANGQFCDKGPSYLSAIFTSDDTELELAEQTRQLVVERFPDQNVVTPILPLTTFYPITGNEIHHQDFYKKSPIRYKAYRYSCGRDRRLEAIWGEDATV; encoded by the coding sequence ATGAAAAGCACACTTGCCAGTCTATTTCTTGCCGCAGCCTCTGTGCTGCCCGTCGCCGTTCACGCCGACACCGCTGTTCTTGCAGGCGGTTGCTTCTGGTGCATGGAGAAGGACTTCGAATCACTCGATGGTGTCAGTGAGGTAGTCAGTGGATTTACGGGCGGAACTGCCGAGAATCCCACCTACCGTGGAGACCACACTGGGCACTATGAGGCGGTGGAAATCACCTATGACCCGGATGTTGTCAGTTACCGGGACATTCTCGATCACTTCTGGGTCAATGTTGATCCCTTTGATGCGAACGGTCAGTTCTGTGACAAAGGACCCAGCTATCTGAGCGCCATCTTCACCTCAGACGATACAGAGCTGGAACTGGCAGAGCAGACCCGTCAGCTTGTGGTGGAGCGCTTTCCCGACCAGAACGTCGTCACCCCTATTTTGCCACTGACCACCTTCTACCCCATCACGGGTAATGAGATTCATCATCAGGATTTCTACAAGAAAAGCCCGATCCGCTACAAGGCGTATCGCTACAGTTGTGGTCGGGACCGACGCCTTGAGGCCATCTGGGGTGAGGATGCAACCGTTTAG
- a CDS encoding RNA-guided endonuclease InsQ/TnpB family protein produces the protein MERLQAFKFELRPNGEQTRQLWQFAGSSRFVYNKALALQQENHKAELKYISYVQMCKSLTTWRKDLDTLWLQLAPAQTLQQSLKDLDRAYQNFFAKRAAFPKYKKKGRGNSFRFPEPKQFKLDQANNRIFLPKLGWMRYRNSRNVIGTLRNITVSERGGKWFFSVQTAQQIETPLHPSTTAIGLDLGITVFAAQSDGVIHLPKNSFAQLRRQLARAQRALARRCKYSRNWKKQKAKIARLYIRIANVRADYLHQKSHLISQNHAVVCIEDLKVSNMSRSASGTRQDPGKNVKAKSGLNRAILDQGWSEFRRQLGYKLKWAGGDLIVVSAQYTSQQCSSCGHIAQENRKIQKSFCCVSCGHAENADVNAAKNIVAAGHAVMACGGDVRPELHEHAVKAAPVKQEPTGRPSVEAIQACA, from the coding sequence ATGGAACGTCTACAAGCCTTCAAATTCGAGCTACGCCCCAATGGTGAACAAACCCGCCAGCTGTGGCAGTTTGCAGGCAGTTCTCGGTTTGTCTACAACAAGGCATTGGCACTTCAGCAAGAGAACCATAAGGCCGAACTGAAGTACATCAGCTATGTCCAGATGTGCAAGAGCCTGACAACCTGGCGTAAAGATCTAGACACGCTGTGGCTTCAACTCGCACCCGCTCAAACGCTGCAGCAATCGCTCAAAGATCTTGATCGGGCCTATCAGAATTTCTTTGCCAAACGCGCTGCTTTCCCTAAGTACAAAAAGAAAGGCCGAGGGAATAGCTTTCGCTTTCCGGAACCCAAACAGTTCAAGCTTGATCAGGCCAACAATCGTATTTTTCTACCCAAGTTAGGCTGGATGCGCTACCGAAACAGCCGTAATGTCATCGGCACGCTACGTAATATCACCGTCAGTGAGCGAGGGGGTAAGTGGTTTTTTTCTGTCCAGACTGCACAACAGATTGAGACTCCTCTACACCCATCCACAACAGCGATTGGTCTCGACTTGGGCATCACCGTTTTTGCAGCACAAAGCGACGGTGTCATTCATTTGCCGAAGAACAGTTTTGCACAACTTCGACGACAATTGGCACGCGCACAGCGAGCCCTGGCTCGTCGGTGCAAGTATTCCCGCAATTGGAAAAAACAGAAAGCGAAAATCGCCCGCCTGTATATTCGAATCGCCAATGTCCGAGCAGACTACCTGCATCAGAAATCACACCTCATTAGCCAAAATCACGCGGTGGTGTGCATCGAAGACCTCAAGGTCAGCAATATGTCTCGTTCGGCTTCCGGTACCCGACAAGATCCAGGAAAAAACGTCAAGGCGAAATCGGGCCTCAATCGAGCAATTCTCGATCAAGGTTGGAGTGAGTTCCGTCGACAGTTGGGCTACAAGCTCAAGTGGGCAGGTGGTGATCTGATTGTGGTGTCAGCTCAGTACACCAGCCAGCAATGTTCAAGCTGTGGTCACATAGCGCAAGAGAACCGCAAAATTCAGAAGAGCTTCTGCTGCGTCTCTTGTGGACATGCAGAGAACGCCGATGTCAATGCGGCAAAGAATATCGTAGCGGCGGGACACGCCGTGATGGCCTGTGGAGGGGACGTCAGACCTGAATTGCACGAACATGCAGTTAAGGCAGCCCCAGTGAAGCAGGAACCCACGGGGCGGCCTTCCGTCGAAGCGATTCAGGCATGTGCTTGA
- a CDS encoding PepSY-associated TM helix domain-containing protein: protein MLSSSARFIHAWMGAILALLLILIASTGTALIWKDAYVRLAFAQQAQGLDRNVNDLLSIVESSESAFGAHTINHIRFGDENVGISRIDLVNKHAAYIAADGSVLEEWAPNGRPEDWLLDLHHRLLSGTAGLYVVGAAGLASLLMILAGLVAYWPKRRHWRVGLIPRKLIRPHILLSHRNLGFLSSLPFAIVLLSGVVITFPDTSRSFFYSPESDTYGADFGEGVDALDGQSEAVWERALGRAMTVFPQAHITGLVWPSAAEDKVIQMRTTSEWAEHGNSRVHITAFDGMMGLRVDASTSSLGEKAYQAMRTVHTGGFDGWLYDVFLSIIGIGMTYIGLSGFTTFISHRLPRSRRKAASK from the coding sequence ATGTTGAGTTCTAGCGCCCGTTTTATCCATGCATGGATGGGGGCAATTCTGGCCCTGCTGCTGATTCTCATCGCCTCAACAGGTACGGCTCTGATCTGGAAAGACGCCTATGTTCGCCTGGCGTTTGCACAACAGGCACAGGGGCTGGATCGCAATGTGAATGATTTGCTCAGTATCGTTGAATCAAGTGAATCCGCATTTGGTGCTCATACCATCAACCATATCCGCTTTGGGGACGAAAACGTTGGAATCAGCCGTATAGATCTTGTCAACAAGCATGCCGCTTATATTGCGGCAGATGGCAGTGTGCTTGAAGAGTGGGCTCCCAATGGCCGTCCGGAAGATTGGCTACTGGACCTGCACCACCGATTGCTGAGCGGCACCGCCGGCCTGTATGTCGTCGGCGCTGCAGGTCTGGCATCACTGCTCATGATCCTGGCCGGGCTTGTGGCCTATTGGCCCAAACGCCGTCACTGGCGAGTAGGACTTATTCCCCGAAAACTCATACGTCCACACATTCTGCTCAGTCATCGCAATCTGGGTTTTTTGTCGAGCCTGCCCTTTGCCATCGTTCTACTAAGCGGCGTGGTAATCACATTCCCGGACACATCAAGATCGTTCTTCTATTCCCCGGAGAGTGATACGTATGGGGCTGATTTTGGTGAAGGAGTGGATGCGCTCGACGGTCAAAGCGAAGCCGTTTGGGAGCGGGCATTGGGGCGAGCCATGACAGTATTTCCACAGGCCCACATCACAGGCCTGGTCTGGCCCAGCGCCGCGGAGGATAAAGTCATTCAAATGCGTACGACAAGTGAGTGGGCCGAGCACGGCAACAGCCGTGTACACATCACTGCATTTGACGGCATGATGGGCTTGCGCGTTGATGCGAGCACATCCTCATTAGGAGAAAAAGCCTATCAGGCGATGCGTACCGTACATACGGGCGGGTTCGATGGCTGGCTCTATGATGTATTTCTTTCAATCATCGGTATTGGCATGACCTACATTGGCCTGAGTGGGTTTACAACCTTCATCAGCCACCGTCTGCCGCGTTCTCGCCGGAAGGCTGCCAGCAAGTAA